One Defluviitoga tunisiensis genomic window carries:
- a CDS encoding SufS family cysteine desulfurase, giving the protein MLSSNEYEEEFPVLKRKINGHRLVYLDNAATSLRPKQVMEAVTEYSLNHHANVHRSTHTLASEATEMFESSRQKIAKFINAQEEEVIFTKGTTESLNLLAYSLAISKIVKPNEEILITTMEHHSNFVPWQQIGKIFNIKIKYFPLRKGIFELDEYLKYINLKTKIISITGISNVTGQVIPINMIVEKARKIRKDIIIIVDGAQYVPHISVNVKSLDIDFLAFSGHKMLGPTGIGILYGKKEYLERMSPFLYGGEMIDKVSMEDTTFTILPYKFEAGTPNVEGSIGLAKAVDFLQQIGMNNIAQHDNELTQYALEKMKKLDFLEIYGPKNNLQSSIISFNVKGIHPHDVAHLLNEIAGVAIRSGHHCAQPMMTELGVRSTCRVSFYIYNQNEDIDILIEGLKKVWEWLK; this is encoded by the coding sequence ATGTTGTCTTCCAACGAATATGAAGAAGAATTTCCTGTATTAAAGAGAAAAATAAATGGTCATAGATTAGTTTATTTGGATAACGCTGCTACATCATTGAGGCCCAAGCAAGTTATGGAAGCTGTTACTGAATATAGTTTGAATCATCATGCCAATGTTCACAGATCGACCCATACATTAGCTTCTGAGGCAACTGAGATGTTTGAGTCATCCAGACAAAAAATAGCTAAATTTATTAACGCACAAGAAGAAGAAGTTATCTTTACTAAAGGAACAACAGAATCCTTAAATTTATTGGCTTATTCTTTAGCTATCTCTAAGATCGTTAAACCAAATGAAGAAATATTAATTACTACCATGGAACATCATTCGAATTTTGTACCTTGGCAGCAAATTGGTAAGATCTTCAATATTAAAATCAAATATTTCCCATTGAGAAAAGGTATATTTGAATTAGATGAGTATTTAAAATATATAAATTTAAAAACAAAAATAATCAGTATAACTGGGATATCTAACGTTACAGGGCAAGTTATACCTATAAATATGATTGTAGAAAAAGCAAGAAAAATAAGAAAAGATATAATAATTATTGTAGATGGTGCACAATATGTACCTCACATTTCTGTTAATGTAAAGTCATTAGATATTGATTTTTTAGCTTTTTCTGGTCATAAGATGCTAGGACCTACAGGTATAGGAATATTATATGGGAAAAAAGAGTATTTAGAACGAATGTCTCCATTCCTATATGGAGGAGAAATGATTGATAAGGTAAGTATGGAAGATACAACTTTTACCATACTCCCTTATAAATTTGAGGCTGGTACTCCCAACGTAGAAGGAAGTATTGGTCTTGCAAAAGCTGTAGACTTTTTACAACAAATTGGCATGAATAATATAGCCCAACATGACAATGAATTAACTCAATATGCCTTAGAAAAGATGAAAAAGTTAGATTTTTTAGAGATTTATGGCCCAAAAAATAATCTACAAAGTTCTATCATTTCTTTTAACGTAAAAGGTATTCATCCGCATGATGTAGCACATTTATTAAATGAAATAGCTGGAGTAGCAATTCGTAGTGGACATCATTGTGCGCAACCAATGATGACTGAACTTGGAGTTAGATCTACATGTAGAGTTAGCTTCTATATTTACAATCAAAATGAAGATATAGACATTTTAATTGAAGGCTTAAAAAAAGTTTGGGAGTGGTTAAAATAG
- the sufD gene encoding Fe-S cluster assembly protein SufD, translating to MEKLDTIFEKTIDMKHNNIKAVEWQVPQIQAKKDYGDFEFQSSLEHISNDYLKTFKSYRFEAYKNWGFPKWKRTKLNGYEPEKYISFAPTAVKGKIFGINGIDEDGIEILAKYDFEGAHRKFLLMAEAFSNTGFYLKTEEGETREPIIINYYLKAPIYEMSVYNLKPFSKATVIRILRSNDQGKGFRTTSNRIIVHKNASLELVNINLNGNNDINIDNIFIELEENSKVEVIDINIGGKITAPHFIFRFSGKNSVATVNPYYLATNDNIIDMLYLMRFYAPKTTGSINGKGIIKDNSKAVFRGFLDIKRGAKDTNAAESSYTLTLSEKSKAEAIPSLTVDENEVTASHAASIGTIESDKLYYLMTRGFSREAAKKMIAYGIFEPAVDKLNRYGEDISQEVRNVVFQRI from the coding sequence GTGGAAAAGTTGGACACAATTTTTGAAAAAACAATAGATATGAAACATAATAATATAAAAGCTGTAGAATGGCAAGTTCCGCAGATACAAGCAAAAAAAGATTATGGAGATTTTGAATTTCAATCTTCGTTAGAGCATATATCTAACGATTACTTAAAAACTTTTAAAAGTTATAGATTTGAAGCATACAAAAATTGGGGTTTTCCTAAATGGAAACGAACTAAATTAAATGGCTATGAACCTGAAAAATACATATCTTTTGCTCCAACAGCAGTTAAAGGAAAAATTTTTGGTATAAATGGTATAGATGAAGATGGGATTGAAATCCTTGCAAAATACGATTTTGAAGGGGCTCATAGGAAGTTTTTGTTAATGGCAGAAGCATTTTCCAATACTGGTTTTTATCTTAAAACAGAAGAAGGAGAAACACGAGAACCTATAATAATTAACTATTATTTGAAAGCTCCAATATATGAAATGTCTGTTTACAATTTAAAACCTTTTTCAAAAGCTACAGTTATAAGAATTTTAAGATCCAATGATCAAGGAAAAGGTTTTAGAACAACTTCAAATAGAATAATTGTCCATAAAAATGCCTCTTTAGAATTAGTTAACATAAATCTAAACGGAAATAATGATATCAATATAGATAATATCTTTATAGAATTAGAGGAAAATTCAAAAGTTGAAGTAATAGATATTAATATAGGCGGAAAAATTACTGCTCCTCATTTTATTTTTAGATTTTCAGGGAAAAATTCAGTAGCTACTGTTAATCCTTATTATTTAGCAACTAATGATAATATTATAGATATGCTTTATTTAATGAGGTTTTATGCACCAAAAACCACAGGAAGTATTAATGGTAAAGGAATTATAAAAGATAACTCTAAAGCTGTATTTAGGGGTTTTCTTGATATTAAGAGAGGGGCAAAAGACACTAATGCTGCTGAATCAAGCTATACCTTAACTTTGTCTGAAAAGTCCAAAGCCGAAGCAATACCAAGTTTAACAGTGGATGAAAATGAGGTGACTGCATCGCACGCAGCAAGCATCGGAACTATAGAATCAGATAAATTATATTATCTAATGACGCGTGGATTTTCTAGAGAAGCTGCCAAAAAAATGATTGCTTATGGAATTTTCGAACCAGCAGTAGATAAGCTAAATAGGTATGGGGAAGACATTAGTCAGGAGGTACGAAATGTTGTCTTCCAACGAATATGA
- the sufB gene encoding Fe-S cluster assembly protein SufB — protein sequence MSRDKEFNIEDLLIDQSKFDFKSQVKYAYKTIPGLNKQVVEAISDQKQEPKWMRDLRLKSLEVFETWRDPRFGVDISDLDVSKIVAYIKPDAKKATSWEEVPSEIKDTFDKLGIPEAERKALAGVGAQYDSEIVYQNIKKEMEKLGVIFLDMESAVREYPDLVKEYFMKAIPITDHKYAAFHGAVWSGGTFLYVPKGVKVPLPLQAYFRMNNPGMGQMEHTIIIADEGSEVVFIEGCSAPFYEITNLHAGAVEIYVKKGARVKYATIQNWSKNTYNLNTKRAIVDEDGIMEWASGSMGSEKSMIYPASILRGKGAKTETKAITYAGPKQHMDTGSKVFMLAPYTSANVDARSISIGGGWAFYRGWLRVGGNAKGAKASVSCQALMLDNISKSDTIPLIEVYTDEADIGHEARIGRIREEQIYYLMSRGLKEAEAKALIVRGFVEPFSKELPLEYAIELNRLINLEIESSIG from the coding sequence ATGTCTAGAGATAAAGAATTTAATATAGAAGATTTATTAATAGATCAAAGTAAGTTTGATTTCAAAAGCCAAGTCAAATATGCATATAAAACAATACCAGGATTAAATAAACAGGTTGTAGAAGCAATTTCTGATCAAAAACAAGAACCAAAATGGATGAGAGATCTTCGATTAAAAAGTTTAGAAGTTTTTGAAACATGGAGGGATCCCAGATTTGGTGTTGATATATCTGACTTAGATGTTAGTAAAATTGTTGCGTATATTAAACCCGATGCAAAAAAAGCTACATCTTGGGAAGAAGTTCCCTCAGAGATAAAGGACACTTTTGATAAATTGGGGATTCCTGAGGCTGAAAGAAAAGCTTTAGCTGGAGTAGGTGCTCAATACGATTCAGAAATTGTGTATCAGAACATAAAAAAGGAAATGGAAAAATTAGGGGTAATATTTTTGGATATGGAAAGTGCCGTACGAGAATATCCTGACTTAGTAAAAGAATATTTTATGAAGGCTATTCCTATTACAGATCATAAATATGCGGCATTTCATGGTGCAGTTTGGAGCGGAGGCACCTTTTTATATGTTCCTAAAGGAGTAAAAGTTCCTTTACCACTTCAGGCTTATTTTAGAATGAATAATCCAGGTATGGGACAGATGGAGCATACTATAATTATTGCAGATGAAGGTAGTGAAGTTGTTTTTATTGAAGGCTGTTCAGCCCCATTTTATGAAATAACAAATCTACATGCAGGGGCGGTAGAAATATATGTAAAAAAAGGTGCACGAGTAAAATATGCTACTATTCAAAACTGGAGTAAGAACACTTACAATTTAAATACAAAGCGAGCCATAGTTGATGAAGATGGAATAATGGAGTGGGCTTCGGGTTCGATGGGTAGTGAGAAATCTATGATTTACCCAGCTTCTATTTTAAGAGGTAAGGGTGCAAAAACTGAAACTAAAGCAATTACTTACGCAGGTCCGAAGCAACATATGGATACAGGTTCTAAGGTGTTCATGTTAGCTCCCTACACAAGCGCCAATGTTGATGCCAGAAGTATAAGTATTGGTGGAGGTTGGGCATTTTATAGAGGTTGGCTTAGAGTGGGAGGAAATGCCAAAGGTGCAAAAGCTTCTGTATCTTGTCAAGCATTAATGTTGGATAACATTTCAAAAAGTGATACGATTCCATTAATTGAGGTATATACTGATGAAGCCGATATAGGACATGAAGCTAGGATAGGAAGGATTAGAGAAGAACAGATATATTACTTGATGAGTCGGGGTTTGAAGGAAGCAGAAGCCAAGGCGCTTATTGTAAGAGGATTTGTCGAACCTTTTTCAAAAGAGCTTCCACTTGAATATGCAATAGAGCTAAATAGACTTATAAATTTAGAAATAGAATCTTCTATAGGTTAA
- the sufC gene encoding Fe-S cluster assembly ATPase SufC: protein MTALLEIRDLRAEVIGEGVEILKGVNLIINKGETHALMGPNGSGKSTLAHVIMGNPKYRVTSGDILFEGQSILNLSTDERARLGLFLSFQIPEEIEGIKMRQFLINSYRNIHSKDERTLLDLNKSISELTQKLDLNQDFLERYINTGFSGGEKKKSEILQMGFLKPKLCILDEIDSGLDIDALRIVSESLNSFRTEEMGILLITHYQRILNYVVPDFVHVYIDGRIVMTGKKELAEEIEEMGYSIIERELGININEE, encoded by the coding sequence ATGACAGCACTGTTAGAAATTCGTGATTTGAGAGCAGAAGTCATAGGAGAAGGGGTTGAAATATTAAAAGGTGTTAATTTAATTATTAATAAAGGCGAGACACATGCCTTAATGGGTCCTAACGGTTCAGGTAAATCTACTTTGGCTCATGTTATAATGGGTAATCCAAAGTACAGGGTTACGTCAGGAGATATATTATTTGAAGGTCAATCAATATTGAATCTTTCAACTGACGAAAGGGCGAGATTAGGTTTATTTTTATCTTTTCAGATACCTGAAGAAATTGAAGGTATAAAGATGAGACAATTTTTGATAAATTCATATAGAAACATTCATTCAAAAGATGAGAGAACTCTTTTAGATTTGAATAAATCAATATCTGAACTTACGCAAAAGTTAGATTTAAATCAAGATTTTTTAGAAAGATATATTAACACGGGTTTTTCTGGTGGAGAGAAGAAAAAAAGTGAAATCTTACAGATGGGTTTTCTTAAACCAAAATTATGCATTCTTGATGAAATAGATTCCGGATTAGATATAGATGCTTTAAGAATTGTATCCGAAAGTTTAAACAGTTTTAGGACAGAAGAAATGGGGATTTTACTTATTACCCATTATCAAAGGATTTTAAACTACGTTGTTCCAGATTTTGTTCATGTTTATATTGATGGAAGAATAGTAATGACTGGTAAAAAGGAATTAGCTGAAGAAATTGAAGAAATGGGGTATTCGATAATAGAAAGAGAACTAGGAATCAATATAAACGAGGAGTGA